The region AAAAGCTCGAGGAGCTCGTCGACGAAGAGCTCGACACCGCAGGCTTCTAACCCTTATATATCTCGACTCCAACGGGCCCGGCTAGCACGTCGGAACCGGGGGACTAACACCTAAAAAGGACTAGTTTTTACAATGAGCACTTTGGAAATCCGCAACCTGCACGCGCAGGTGCTGCCTACCGACGAGACCTCCAAGCCGAAGGAGATTCTCAAGGGTGTCAACCTGAAGATCAACTCGGGCGAGACCCACGCAGTCATGGGCCCGAACGGCTCTGGCAAGTCCACGCTGAGCTACACCATCGCTGGCCACCCGCGCTACGAAGTAACCGAGGGCGAAATCCTGCTCGACGGCGTTAACATCCTCGACATGGAGGTCGACGAGCGCGCCCGTGCCGGCCTATTTCTGGCCATGCAGTACCCGGTCGAGGTAACCGGCGTGTCCATGTCCAACTTCCTGCGCTCCGCGGCCACCGCGGTTCGTGGCGAGGCTCCGAAGTTGCGCCACTGGGTCAAGGAAGTCCGCGAGGCTATGTCCGACCTGGGCATCGATCCTTCCTTCTCCGAGCGCAGCGTCAACGAGGGTTTCTCCGGCGGTGAGAAGAAGCGCCACGAGATTCTCCAGCTCGACCTGCTGAAGCCGAAGTTCGCGATTCTCGACGAGACTGACTCCGGACTCGATGTCGATGCTCTGCGTGTCGTGTCCGAGGGCATCAACCGCTACCAGGATGAAAACAACGGCGGCATCCTGATCATCACCCACTACCAGCGCATCCTGAACTACGTGAAGCCGGACTTCGTCCACGTCTTCCACGACGGTCACTTCATCACCTCTGGTGGCCCGGAGCTGGCGGATGACCTGGAAGAGCACGGCTACGACAAGTACATCAATGCTTAATCGGGACAACCTGCTCAATCCGTCGCTCCGCGAGGATTTTCCGATCCTTTCCCGGACGGTACGAGAGGGCAAAAAGCTGGTCTACCTCGACTCTGGCGCTACTTCTCAGCGCCCGCAACAGGTCATCGATGCAGAGGTCGAGTTTCTGACTCACCACAACGCACCAGTCCACCGCGGCGCGTATCAAATCGCGGAGGAAGCTACCGACGCATACGAGGATGCTCGCGAAGCAATTGCTGGCTTCATCGGCGCGGACTTCGACGAGATTGTCTTCACCAAGAACGCCACCGAGGCTCTCAACATGGTGGCGTACACCCTCGGGGACGATCGCGCCGGCAAATACCAGATCGGCGAAGGCGACGAAATCGTCGTCACGGAGCTAGAACATCACGCCAACCTCGTTCCTTGGCAGGAGCTCGCACGCCGCACCGGTGCAACCCTGCGTTGGTACGGAGTAACCGATGACGGCCGCATCGATCTCGATTCTCTCGAGCTTAGCGACAAAACCAAGGTCGTGGCCTTTACGCACCAGTCCAACGTCACCGGCGCTGTCGCCGATGTCAAAGAGATGGTGCGCAGGGCTCACGCTGTCGGAGCGCTCATAGTACTCGACGCTTGCCAGTCCGTTCCCCACATGCCCATCGATGTCAAAGAACTTGACGTAGACTTCCTGGCATTCTCCGGCCATAAGATGCTGGGGCCAAGTGGCGTGGGTGCCCTCTACGGCCGCGCTGAGCTGCTCGATGCTCTGCCTCCGTTCCTGACCGGCGGCTCGATGATCGAGGTCGTCACCATGGAGCGCACCACCTTCGCCACTCCTCCGCAGCGCTTCGAAGCCGGTACCATGATGACCTCGCAGGTTGTCGGGCTTGGTGCCGCGGTTAAGTACCTGCAGGGCCTCGGCATGGACAACGTCGTCAAGCACGAGCACGAGCTGACCGCTCTGGCGCTGGAGAAGCTCCAGGAAATTCCGGGCGTATCCATCATCGGCCCGACAACGGCCAGCAACCGCGGTAGTGCCATCTCCTTCAAGGTTGAAGGCATCCATCCGCATGATCTAGGCCAGGTCCTCGACGACCAGGGCGTGTGCATCCGAGTGGGCCACCACTGCGCGTGGCCGATTCACCAGATTCTCAATGCCCAGTCGACTGCCCGCGCCTCCTTCTACGTCTACAACACGCCTGAGGAAGTGCAAGCGCTTGCCGACGCCATTCGCCACGCCCAGAAGTTCTTCGGTGTCGCGGAATAATTTAACGCTGGCAAATGTATTAAGGAAATGTAGAAAGGAGTAGGGCATGAAGCTCGAGCAAATGTACCAGGAAGTAATCCTGGATCATTACAAGCATCCGCAGCATTCGGGTTTGCGCGAACCGTTCAATACCGAGGTTCATCATGTCAATCCCTCCTGCGGCGATGAGCTCACTCTCCGCGTCACTCTCAGCGATGATCTCAAGGTTGTCGACGATGTTTCCTACCACGCCGTGGGATGCTCG is a window of Corynebacterium lactis RW2-5 DNA encoding:
- the sufC gene encoding Fe-S cluster assembly ATPase SufC, which codes for MSTLEIRNLHAQVLPTDETSKPKEILKGVNLKINSGETHAVMGPNGSGKSTLSYTIAGHPRYEVTEGEILLDGVNILDMEVDERARAGLFLAMQYPVEVTGVSMSNFLRSAATAVRGEAPKLRHWVKEVREAMSDLGIDPSFSERSVNEGFSGGEKKRHEILQLDLLKPKFAILDETDSGLDVDALRVVSEGINRYQDENNGGILIITHYQRILNYVKPDFVHVFHDGHFITSGGPELADDLEEHGYDKYINA
- a CDS encoding cysteine desulfurase produces the protein MLNRDNLLNPSLREDFPILSRTVREGKKLVYLDSGATSQRPQQVIDAEVEFLTHHNAPVHRGAYQIAEEATDAYEDAREAIAGFIGADFDEIVFTKNATEALNMVAYTLGDDRAGKYQIGEGDEIVVTELEHHANLVPWQELARRTGATLRWYGVTDDGRIDLDSLELSDKTKVVAFTHQSNVTGAVADVKEMVRRAHAVGALIVLDACQSVPHMPIDVKELDVDFLAFSGHKMLGPSGVGALYGRAELLDALPPFLTGGSMIEVVTMERTTFATPPQRFEAGTMMTSQVVGLGAAVKYLQGLGMDNVVKHEHELTALALEKLQEIPGVSIIGPTTASNRGSAISFKVEGIHPHDLGQVLDDQGVCIRVGHHCAWPIHQILNAQSTARASFYVYNTPEEVQALADAIRHAQKFFGVAE